From Desulfonatronum thioautotrophicum, the proteins below share one genomic window:
- a CDS encoding ATP-binding cassette domain-containing protein, which translates to MPKPTQQGHHNCDGKGTELGLIVAMTNISKSYGEIKALDDVSFELGSNEVVGLLGDNGAGKSTLIKILAGVTRADAGTMHINGYHIDPRRHTVATARKLGIETVFQDKSLGEKQPLWRNFFVGRHLTNSWGFIDVAAEMRMTREILANILGLQGSNLRPETIAGTLSGGERQGVAIGRAMHFNSRIVVLDEPTTALSLREVDNVLAFVQRIKRDGKACIYISHNINQVHAVADRFVIVDKGKIALDLPKDGTTLEELIKIMIHIADGQVPTWPGVHS; encoded by the coding sequence GTGCCGAAGCCCACTCAGCAAGGGCACCATAACTGTGACGGCAAGGGGACTGAATTGGGGCTGATTGTCGCAATGACCAACATCTCCAAGTCCTACGGCGAGATCAAAGCCCTGGACGACGTGAGTTTTGAACTTGGTTCCAACGAAGTTGTCGGTCTTTTGGGAGATAATGGCGCGGGTAAGTCCACCCTGATCAAGATTCTTGCCGGTGTAACCCGGGCGGATGCCGGGACCATGCATATCAACGGATACCACATCGATCCTCGACGACACACCGTGGCCACGGCCCGCAAGCTTGGCATCGAGACGGTCTTTCAGGACAAGTCACTTGGCGAAAAACAGCCTTTGTGGAGAAATTTTTTTGTTGGCAGGCACCTGACCAATAGCTGGGGTTTCATTGACGTGGCGGCCGAGATGCGCATGACCCGGGAAATTCTGGCGAACATTCTGGGGCTTCAGGGCAGCAATCTCCGACCCGAGACCATTGCCGGGACTCTTTCCGGCGGGGAGCGGCAAGGTGTGGCCATCGGCCGGGCCATGCACTTCAATTCCCGGATCGTCGTGCTGGACGAGCCGACCACGGCCCTGTCTTTGCGCGAGGTGGACAATGTCCTGGCCTTTGTCCAGCGCATCAAGCGAGATGGAAAGGCCTGCATCTACATATCGCACAATATCAACCAAGTGCATGCCGTAGCGGATAGGTTTGTGATCGTGGACAAGGGAAAAATTGCTTTGGACCTCCCCAAGGATGGGACGACCTTGGAAGAACTGATCAAGATTATGATCCATATTGCCGACGGCCAAGTCCCGACTTGGCCGGGTGTGCATTCATGA